From Polaribacter haliotis:
CTTATTAGATGTTTTCTCTAAAGAAGCAAATGCGAGTGGCAAAGTTTTTGATAAAAATAATGATGATGATTTTATTGAACTTTGTAATCTAATAAAAATAGAAGCAGATAAGAATCCAATTACCCAAGCAAGAAGAACTTTTCCAGAAGTTTTTATCCCTTTTCAAAATGGAATTATTGATATAAAACATGAACATCTATTATTAGATATTCTAATAAATTATATGAACGGTGATTGTCGTAAAAAAAATGTAACTGTACAAAGAGATTTATTAGAAGCGATACTTAAATCTTTAAATAATCCAATTCCTTATTTAAAAAATGAATTCTTTGATGAAAGACAAAATGGAAGACCAAATTTGGAAAACTGTGTTAAATATATTGAAGATAAAAGAATTTTTATACAAAGAGTAGAATTTAGAACAGATAAAAGAATAAAGCAAACAATACAATCTGCATTTAGAATCTTAAAAGAATCTACAAGTGAGTTATCTCATTTGAATGATAATGAAATTGTAAAATACCCATTTCTAAATAATACTTTTTTACTTTTACAAATATTGATATGGCTTCCAGGATTTGTGGACGAGCATTATGAATATTACATTTAACCCAACCAATGCAAATACACTGCACAAGTGATAATTACTTTTACATCAGTAAAATAATAAAACACAAGTGCTATGAAACTAAACGAACAAATGATTACAGGAGAATTAAAAAGTAAGATTGATAAAATTTGGAATGACTTCTGGACAGGAGGCATCTCTAATCCATTAACAGTAATAGAACAATTTACGTATCTCATATTTTTAAAACAATTAGATGCCAGACAAACCTTGGCAGAAAAAACAGAGAATTTATTAGGGATTTCTAATACAGATAAACTGTACACAGAAGCACAAAGACCTTTACGTTGGAGTTCTTTTAAAGAAAAAGATCCAGAGGTAATGTTCGATTTGTTTACAAAACAACAAAGAGATTTAGATGATTTAACAGTATTCGACTTTATGAAGAATATTGGAACACAAGGTGGTGTGTTTGCTAAATATATGAAAGGTGCCATCTTTATGATTCAATCACCTAAATTGTTAGACAAGGTTGTACAACAAATAGATGTTTTAGAATTAGATAAAAAAGATGTAAAAGGAGATTTGTACGAGTATATGCTCTCTAAAATTGCAGAAGCAGGTACAAATGGGCAGTTTAGAACGCCACGTCATATAATTCGTATGATGGTAGAAATTACCAAACCAAAACAAGATGATGTTATTTGTGATCCAAGTGCAGGAACAGCTGGTTTTTTAGTTTCAGCAGGACAATATATTTACGATAAACACCAAGATTGGTTTCAAGAAAAAGAGTTTAGAAACCATTTTAATAATAAAATGTTTAATGGTATTGAGTTTGACCCAACAATGTTACGTATTGGTGCAATGAATATGCAATTGCACGGAATGGATAACCCAACTTTAATAGGTAAAGATGCATTAAGTGAAAGTAATGGAAATATTAATGAAGCGTATTCTTTAATCTTGGCAAACCCACCATTTAAAGGAAGTTTAGATTATGATGAGGTAGAAAGTAGTTTACTTAAAGTTACCAAAACTAAAAAAACAGAATTACTCTTTTTAGCCCTAATGTTACGAATGTTAAAAACAGGAGGTAGAGCAGCAGTAATTGTACCAGATGGCGTTTTATTTGGTAGTTCTAATGCACATAAAAGTATTAGAAAAGAATTGGTAGAAAACCAACAATTACAAGGTGTTATTTCTATGCCTTCTGGTGTATTTAAGCCTTATGCAGGTGTAAGTACCGCTATTTTATTCTTTACAAAAACCAATTCTGGAGGTACAGATAATGTTTGGTTTTACGATATGAAAGCAGATGGTTTAAGTTTAGATGATAAACGAAATTTATTAGTAAATGAAGATACTTTTGAACAATGTTTTACAGAACCAGAAAATGTAAAAGAAGAAGTAAAAGGCAAATGTGATATTGCACAAATTTTATTAGATGCCAATGAAATTCTAAACAACGCGTCATTGCGAGGCACGAAGCAATCTGTTTCTGATAAATACCAAGACAGAACCCAACAATCTTTTTTAGTGCCAAAACAAGAAATTATAGACAACGATTGGGACTTGTCTATAAACCGCTACAAAGAAATTATCTATAAAGAAATTACCTATGAAAAACCAGCAACTTTAATACAACAAATTAAAGAATTAGACAGCCAAAGAAATGATGCTTTGTTGAATTTAGAAAAGATGATGCAATAATGGAGTTCGTAGAATTAAAAAAACTTTGCTCTATGAAAAGTGGAGGAACACCATCAAGAAGAAAACCAGAGTTTTATGGTGGTGATTTTCCTTGGGCTAAAATTAGTGATTTGGAAAAAAGTGCTGATGGTTATGTTTATGATACTGTTGAAAAAATAACTAAAGAAGCTTTAGATTCAATCAATAATAGAGTTTTTGAAAAAGGTACACTTTTACTTGCAATGTATGGTTCCGTTGGTAAAACTGCAATTGCTGGGATAAAACTTACTTCTAATCAAGCAATTCTTGGTTTAAATATTTTAGATGATGAGATTTTGAATATTTTCTATTTGAAATATTGGTTTCAATTGACTAAAGAAATTTTATTAAATAGAGCTGTTGGTGGTACTTTACAGAATATTTCAAAAACAATAGTTAGTAACCTTAAAGTGCCTCTACCAAAATTAGAAACTCAAAAAAAGATAGCCGCTATTTTAGATGAAGCTGATAAACTACGTCAATTAAACAAAGAACTCATTGCAAAATATGATGTGTTAACAGAAAGTTTGTTTTTAGAAATGTTTGGTGACCCTGTTACAAATCATAAAGGTTGGGAATTTAAAACAATAGAAGAACTTGTTAAAAACAAAAAATATTCTTTAAAAAGAGGTCCTTTTGGTGGTGCTTTAAAAAAAGATTGTTTTGTTGAAAAAGGATATTTAGTTTATGAACAATATCATGCATTAAATAATGATTTTTCATTTAAAAGGTACTTTATTGATGATAAAAAATTCAATGAATTAAAAGCTTTTGAAGTAAAACCAAGAGATTTAATTATCAGTTGCTCTGGAGTTTATTTAGGTAAATTAGCAATGATACCAGAAAATGCAGATAAAGGAATTATAAATCAAGCTTTGTTAAAAGTTACTTTAGATGAAGGAAAAATGAGAAATGATTTTTTTATTTTTCATTTTACTCAAAAACATTTTAGAGAAACTTTTTTTGATGCTAATAGAGGTGCAGGAATTCCTAATTTTCCTCCAATGAAAGAGTTTAAAAGGTTTCCATTTATATCACCACCAATCGAACTCCAAAATCAATTTGCAGAAAGAGTAAAAATCATAGAAAAACAAAAGCAACAAGCACAAGAAAGTTTGCAAAAAAGTGAAGACTTGTTTAATAGTTTGTTGCAAAAAGCATTTAAAGGAGAGTTGGTTAAAGAATAAATAATTATATTTAGGGAGTAAATTGAAAAAAAAGAGAATCGCTATGAAAAACGTCACTTATAACTTCAATAATTAAATTTAAGAAAGTAACTTTTAAGTAATTTTAAGTTTCATAAATGATGTAGTTTTTTTAGCATTAAAAAGATAACTTAATGCGTGTTTCAAAACTTCTTAAAGAGCTAAATCTATCTTTTGATAGGCTAAAATTGTATGAACCTTATTTAGATGTAAAAATAGAAAGTTTAAATCAAGAACTTTCAGATTTAACACGCCTAAAGATTTTGAGTATACAGGTAAATGCTAAAATCCAAATAGAAATTACTTCACAGAATTCACAGACAAATAAGATAGACTTAAGTCAATTTGAAAAACCAAAAAGACTAAGAAAGCCAAGAGAAAAAATAGCACTAAATAATTTCGAGAAATTTATAGGAAACATAGATTGGTATTATAATCACGCTACACAAGATGAATATGGTTTTGTAAAACATAGAGAATTAGGGGGTGTTTATTTTAGAGGAGATGTTGTTATTGGTATTCATCCAGAACGTTTAAGAGAAAATGAACAAGTAATTTTTGAGTTACGAAGTAGAGATTTACATGGTAAAAGAAAAAGAGCCACAAAATTATACAGAATAGAAGAAGAAACAGATATTTTATTTTTAATATCTAATGGTTTGTCAAGCTATCCAGACTTTTTAAATTATGCGTTGGTTTTGGCAAGAAAAGATAATTTTGTTTTAAAAAAGCCACAAAAAGATGAAATTACAGCTATATTTAATAGGTTTTTAAACAAGTCAGAAAATCCTGTGGATTTTTCTAAAGCCTTAAAAGTACTTAATCTAATAGAAAAATTAGAGTTAAAATTAAATACAACTGCATTTTACAAAACTTTAAATTCGAGTGAGAAATTTGCTCTTTTCTGTAACACGAATTATACAATTTCAATAGACGATATTAAAGAAAATTTAATAACATACGTTTTAGAAGATTCACAAGATAATTATGCAATATTAGAGAAACTAAAACCAGAAGAGAGAAAGAATCTTTTAGAAATAGTTTATAATCGAATTTTAGAGGGTGCAAAAGTTAAGAGTACAATAAATCTTTTAGGGTACTTAAATACTTACATTAACATTAATTTTAATAAGTTTCCACCAGAGATATTATTAAAATTATGGACTGCAAATAAATTAGATTTTTTTCCTTTAGAAGCTATTTATAAACACATTTTAGAATGTAATGAAACTATACTTTATCAAAAAAAAGAAAATCAGCCTTATAAGTGGATAGAGATAGATTTAGATAATATTTTCAATAATTTATCAGAAGAAGAAAATAGAGAGCTTTTTTTTAGATGCCTTTACGAAATTGAAGAAATAAAAGAGGTTTCTATTTTTCAAGATATATTGTTTTTTGTAAATAAAACTAAATTCGAAGAGTTACAAAAAGAGTTTCATACAATTATTTTTAATAAGTCTTCAGAATTTATAAAGTTGTATTTATTTGTAGAAGATTACACAGATGAAATAGATTTTCATAATTCAGTAATTTATACAGGTTTTCTCTCTTCGGAACAGCAAAAAGTATTTTTTAAGAAAGTATTAATGTTAATAGAAACCAATGTTTTAAATCTAAATTTAGAAGATCTATCTAAAATTATAGTATTTGAATATCAAGATAATGTTCTTGCAAAAAGCATAGATGGAGTTAGTTTAGATTTTACGTTAAGTATTATTTTAAGAATTGCCAATGACTTAAAAAATAATACTATTACCAACCAACAAACAATGTTTGAAATCATTGCAAATCAGATTAAAACCCCACAAGATTTTTTAGAAATTAATGGGTTTTTTAGTGAGTGTAGTGGAAGAACAATTTCAGAAGCTGTATTTACAGAAGTAGATGGAGAAAAAGTAATAGATTATATTACTAAAAAAACGGATTACAAACCAAGGTTTGCAACTATTTGCGATGGTAGGAAAGCAATTCATAAAATTACAAATGAACCCGTTTTATCTACAAATGAACAATTTGAATTTTGGTGGTGTGAGAACTCGCCTTGTTTTAAAATTTGCAGACATAAAACTATTCCAGAAAATTGGCGTAATTACACGTTAGAAGATGTTTTAAGAATATTAAATGTGCCATTTAGCCAACATCAATACGAAGTAGTTTTAGGTGTTATAAATAAAGTAAATAGATTTTTAGAACATTTAAAATGTACTTCTTGCAAAACTATTTTAAGACCCAAAGGGAATTCAAATTATAGTTTTTACAGAGTTTCAGAATTTTCTTGTACAAATGAAAGTTGTGTAAACCCAGATAAAGATGTGTATCTAACTCATTGCTTAAATGGAAAATGTTTAGACATAATTGATAGTAGAACTACTGTGAAGTGTAAACCTAAAAGTTTAGAAAATGTAGATAATACAGATAATTGTGGTTGGTATATTTGTAATAATTGTTTGTCTTGTTGTAGTTCAGAAAAGTTGTTGGCAAGAAAATATAATAAAGAAAAGTTTGGCGGTAATTATAATTGCCACGAAAGAGGTCATAGAGATTTGGGAATTATATGTTGTCCAAAATGTGGTTCAGAAACAGAAGAAAAAGCAATTAATTTAGAGAAATACAATAAAACTTTAGATTGGTTTAAGTCCAAAATAGGTACTGTTGCCATAGAGAAATATGGACAAAGAGATGATGGAAAATGGTGGTTTAGATGGCGACAAGGAAATATAGATAGAGATACTTTTAGAAATACTTTATTGCAACTTAAAAATAATGGTTTTCAAGTACCAAATTATAATACTTCAGATGATGTACAATTTATTTCTGAACCCTTTAATACACTAAACACAATACCAAATAATTTTGAGTGCGGAAATTGCAACCATATCATAGATTTAACAGATAAAGAAGTTTTTGATGTTTCAAGAGTTAAAGCTGTAAAATCATTCCACAATAATATTTTTCCAACTCAAGAAAAGACTAATTAAAATAAATGATAGAAAAAGAAAAAATAAAAGCATTATTAAGAAATACCAAACGAATTGTAGACCATCAAAATGAAATGATGATTGCAAAAGGAGAGAATTTTAATATATTTTCTGTATTGAGGATAGAGACTAAAGAGGATAAAACACATTCCGCATTTATAGCAGAATTATTAAACCCAAAAGGTTCTCATAAAATGGGAGCTGTTTTTTTAGAGCTTTTTTTACAAGTAATAAGCCATAGAAATAATTTAGAAAAATTAAATAAAGCTAAAGAAAATTTTGAACCAACAGGAGCAAAAGTAACCACTGAATACTATATTGGAAATGTAGACCTTAAGAAAGAAAAAGGTGGTAGAATAGATGTTTTCTTAAAAGATAAAAAAGGAAATTTTATTAGCATAGAGAATAAAATCTACGCCAAAGACCAAAACCAACAAATAAAAAGATACTACAATTTTAAAACAAATAAAAATACTGTTTATTACTTAACGTTAGATGGTAAATCTCCTTCAGATGATAGTAAGTTGGGTTTAGAAGTAGATTTAGATTTTTTTAATATAAGTTATAAAGACCATATTATAAGTTGGTTGGAACTCTGTTTAAAAGAAGTGCCTAACTTTAGTAGTTTAAGAGAAAATATCAACCAATATATTTTACTAATTAAAAAATTAACCAACACTATGGATGATAAATACCAAACCGAATTATTAGACTTAATGATGTCTAATATAGAAGAGTCTAAATTTATAGCTACCAATTACGATAATGCTGTAATGAAATTAAAAAGTAATTTCAGGAAAGATTTAAAAGTAAAGTTAGAGGATGGTTTGGGAGAGAGTTATTTTTTAGATATAGGAGGACCAACAAAATCCAATAAGATTTCACAACTCTGGATTCATCTAAAAAGTAATCCAGACTTTATATTTGGTATAGAATCATTTAGTGGGTTTGGTCATAAAGAAGGAAATATGTTTGTAGGTTTAATTTCTAAACCCGGTAAACTTTCAGAAACATTAATGAACTTACCAGAAGAAAATAAAATAAGTGATTGGTGGAGGCAGGTAAGAGTGTTAAAAACAGAAGATTTAAACCCAATCAATTTAGCTCACAGTTATACCATTAAAATTTTAAATAATAAAGGGAAAGAAAACCAAAGTTCTTATAAAAAACTGCTAAACACTTGTTATGAACAAATAATTGGTTTTGTAAGAGATTACGAAAAAGTATTGCCAGAAGAACTGTTTGTAAATGTAGAGAAATTATAAAAGAATTATTGCACAAAATACAGGAACAGCAACTTAAAACATTTACAAGTTTAAATGATTTTAGAAGACAAAAACCTTTGCCTACAAAACGTAGAGGTTTGTATTGGTTTTGGACAAATTTAAGCAACGCAGAATTAGAGCAAACAATAACTTTAGAAAACACTAAAGAAGTTCCTATTGGTAAATTAGTGAAATATAGAAAAGGGTTGAGTTGTGTCGCAGATATTAAAAAATATGATTTTAAAATAGTTTACAATGGTATTGGTGGTTACAGAACACCAACAAAAGCATTTGGTTTAAGAGAACGTATAAACCAAGAAATAAGTTGTAATGATTATAGAACAGGTACTTTAAACCTGAACAGAATGTTTTCTTTAGAAAATTGGGCAATCTCTTATTTTGATTTTGATGACAAGGAAAATATAGAAATATTGAAAGTTTTAAATTCTAATGAAACGTATATAGAATTTGCCAAAGAATTAGAAAATTTATGGAGATTAGAATTTGGTACTCCAATTTTATGCAGACATTAAATAAGAAATAAATATGTACACAATAGAATCTTATAAACAACCATTTTGGGCAAAAAGTGGAAATTTTACCAGAGGTAGAGACCCTTTAGGAATTCAAAATAGTTCTATTGCAGTTTATAGTACATTATTACCAGGAATGACGAATCTAACTTTAAGATTACGTTATTATGGTTTTTATTTATGGTTGTTAGATAAGTACCATCAATTACCAGAAGCAGATATTTTTAAACAAAACTATATTGGTCAGTATACATTTATAAGAAGAGCAGAGTTGATTTTAGCGTATCTAATGAAAAATAAATTTCCAAACGAACAAAGTGTTATTGGAAGTAATTTTGCTGAATCACACATACAGCAAAATACAAATATTGGCTATTATGATATTGAATTAGGAGCAGATAAAACAAAAACTACAGAAAAAGGAAGTGTTTATTGGGATTATACTTCTGGTGCATTAGGTCAGTATTATGCAGGTTCATTAATAAATATGAATCTGATAAATATTAAAGAGAATTTTTTTGAAAGAACTGAAGAAAAAGGAAAAGAATTAGCAGAAGCTTATGGAGTTTCAATTTCAGAAAATTGTAGTCAATTATTATTAAAAAGAATAAAAGAAGGTAAATTATACAGTAATGACTTTGATATTTTAGAAGATATTGCTTTAAATCAGAATGTGGTGAATACACCAGAAGGAGATTTTTACATCAAAATGTTATTAAATAATGATGGAGGAAAAGGTAAAACAGCTTTAGACGCTATTTCAGAACAACGTAAGGAATCTATAAAACTATTTTTATGGATTATACAAAATACGAAGGAATATAAAATGTGGGAAAATATGCCACAGCTTTCTTACCTTATGTGTACTATTTCTAAAAAAGAAGAAGTTTCTGAAGCTACTTATGGTTGGTATTACTATTATTTAAATGAAGTTACACACCATAGTTTAGAAACTATTTTTTGGGGCTTATTAGTGGAGATGGAGTTTGGAAATTATTCCTTACAACAATTTTTAAATGAAATTACTGAAAAGGTGGTGCAGAATTTTAAATTGAAAAAGGTAATTCTTAAAGATTATATAGAACAATTAAATACAGAACCATCAAATGTATCTGATAATTTAGGGGATATTTCAAACGCAGTAAAAAAGAACCTTTCTGTTGAGGGTATTTGTTATGGTATAACAACTTTACTTCATTTGTACAAAGACAATATTCCGAATGCTAAAGAAATTTCTGATTATGCAGTAAATCATTTTTTAAATACCAAAAACGGAAATGTAATTGATGTTTTTGAGAGATATATTAGAAAGAACCAAGAGTTAGAATTTAAGGAGTTTATTAAAAAAATAATTCAAACAATTCTTAATGAACATATTGCAGTTGCTTATAAAAAAATGGGTGATGGAGAAAAAAATCTATTAAAATTTTTAATTGAAGATAACTATTTAGTCCATATTGAAACGATGGAGCCTAACTTTACAAGTCCTCGTTTAAAAACACTTTTTAACTTTACAAGAGATTTAGATTTGGTAAATGATAAGGAACAATTAACAATTACTGGAGAAACTATTTTAGAGCAATTAAATAATGTTGAGGTATGATTGAAAATAAACTATTTCATGAAATACCTAAAAATGCAGATTTTCATTCTGCAATAATGACAACATATTCGTTTGATTTTTATCATTTTGAATCGCAAGTATTAAAAACGCTAAAAAGTAAAGGAGTTACAAATATTTCTGTATTTGCAGATACAACAATGTTAGACCAGAGTATTGGGTTTGCTACGTCACATTTAAAATCATTAAGTACTTCTTATAGTGTTTGTGGTGTGCCTTGCAAAGGAGCATTTCACCCAAAAATAATATTATTAGCAGGAGAGGAAGAAGTAATGTTAATTCAAGGTTCTGGAAATATTACGAGTGGAGGACATGGAAAAAATCATGAATTATTTAATGTTTTTTATGCGAATAAAGATGATAAAAAACAATTACCATTAATTCAAGAAGCTTGGTTATATCTTAAAGAACTTAACAGAAATGTTGAAGGAATATCAAAAGAAAAACTGAATTGGGTGAGTTCAAATTGCAATTTATTAAAGAAAAGTATAAAGGTAAAACATAAGTTTTATACAATTTCAGATAGTTTTAGAGCTGCACTTTTATATAATTCAGAATCTGGTATTTGGAATCAATTAAACAAATTAATTTCTTTAAAAAGAGCTACAAAGATTCATGTATTTAGTCCTTTTTATGATGAAAATGGAGCTTTGTTAAAGAAGTTTTTTGAAGCGAATAATACAATCTCAATCAACGCATTTTTACAGCCAAATAAAGGAATTCATCCTTTTAAAATGGATCAAGGAGAAAATATTCACTTTTATTCTTGGGAAAGTACTACAAGATCAAAGAAGCGTATAAATAAAATTCAAGACAGAAAATTACATAGTAAAGTGTTTCATTTTGTGATAGATGAAGAGGTTTATCTATTATTTGGAAGCCCAAATGCTACAATTTCTGCTTTTGGGAGTGAAAATTATAGAGGAATAAATGATGAGTTTGCAGTTTTAATTCATTTAAACGATAAGACAATTTTAGAAGAGTTGGGTTTAAATGGAGTTTACGAAAATGTAAAACCACAAGACAATAAACAAGCTGTTTTAGTTGAATCTGAAATTGAAGAAGAACAAAAAGAGAATCAACGTAAAATAAAACTTTTAGGAGTAGACAATAATAGAGGTGATTTAACTGTGTTTATTTATAATTCTACCGAACATGAAAAAGCAATGTTAGCAATTTATAATCATTGGGGAGAAATACTTGAAAAACATACGATAAGTCTTAAAAAAGATAAAATTAAAATTACACTTGATAAAAAAAATAATACCAATACCTCTGGTTATGTGCAGTTTTTAAATGAAGAAAATGTTATAATATCTAATAAACAAGTTATAAATAATCTTCAAGATTTATGGAATACCAACCCATCAGTAGAAAATAGAAAATTGATGAAGTTAAGTAGTTTATTAGAAACTGGAGATAATAAAGTTTTTGATGTAATTAATTTTTTCAATGATATTCATTCAAATAGGCAGACTAAAAGGAAAGAAATTGTAAATGATTCAGGGGGCATTGAAGAAAAAGAGGAAGAACATTCGCCTTCAGATATGACTTATGAACAGGCTATAGCTTTTAATGAAGAGAGCCAAAAAAACAAAGAAGTATTATCTCAACATAATACAGTTAAAGTTTGGGATGCAATTGAAAAACATTTTAGCGATCTAACTTTAAGTGAGTCTGAAGATGATATGGATGATGAGGAAGAAGCCGATGCTACTGACAGTAGGGAAAGAAAAGGCAAAAAAGAAAGAACTTCTCCTATTGAGCAGAATTCAATAAAAGTATTAGAAAATAATAGAAAGAATATTAGTAGATTTTTTGATAATTATATTATTGCTTTAAAAAAGATTAGTGCTTCAGAAAATTATGAGGTTGGTATTGTAGATTATGCAATGTTGCTAATTGTTTTAAATCATCTAATGCAGTATTCTGGCAGAAAAGTAATTTTAAAAAAGGAAGTGAAATTTGGTGGTAGCGATTTAGAAATGTTACCAACTTTAGGTAATTTATCTCAATTAGATAATTTTTCTGGAGCATTGTTAAATATTTTAGGTGCTTATGTAAATGTGTTTTCAAAATCTCAATTTAAAGTATATGATGATGATTTCCATAAGAAAAAAGCACAGCATTATATGCAGTTAGTAAAGAACAATATGTTATTTTTACTATCAATTTTTAAAAAACGTTATACTAAACATAGTAATGCAGAGCTTTGGGGAGACGTTTTAGCGTATAATATTTTAAATAAGTTTGGTGAATTAGATGTTGATTATGCAGATTCTTTAACCGAATTTTATAAAAATATAAGTATCAAAGAAGTTAATCATAATGATTCTTTAGCCGTTTTAAAGAATTGGCATATAGATTATAAAAATAATTATTCGTCAGATAATTTTTACGATTGTAAAGATTTAGGGTTGTGTTTAGTAAATAAATTTTTACCTACAAATGATAATAAGAAATTTATTAAAATAGTTAGACCAGGTTTTGATTTTGATGATGATGAAAAAGATTTCATTTTAAAAGAGTTGTATCAAATTGATACAGGCAAACTAATGATGTCTAAACAAGAACACAACAAAAGCAAGATAAAAAAAATAAGTATTTAGGGTAAATTAATATGAGCAACTTTAGTTTTCTAAAAGAAGAATTTTTACAACTCTATTACGAGTCAGCAATTGCAGAAAAATATACATTTACTGCACCAAAATACGCTGCATTACAATGTAGAATTACATTAGAGTTGGGTATTAATTGGTTATATGATAATGATGTAGAAATGGAGCGTCCTTATGATACTACTTTGTCTGCATTATTACATCATCAATCTTTTAGAAATACAATTAATAGAATGTTATTTCAAGAACTAAACTTAGTTCGTAAAATAGGGAATAACGCTGCACATGGTAAAAAAGTTTCTACTAAAGAAGCTTTAGTTTGTTTAAGAAGTATTTTTAGATTCACTACATACATCAGTAAATATTACAGTCAGTTAAATCCAGAAATTGATGTTTTTAATGAAAATTTTATAGGGAAACCAGAAGGAGCTATAAATGACAAAACTACAAAAGAATTAAAAGCCAGAGCAGAACAAGCAGAAGCAAAACTAAAAGAACTTAAAGAAGCCAAAGAAAAGCAAGAAGAGTTACAGAAAGAAAATGAACTCTTAAAATTGCAACTTAAACAACAGCAAGAGAAATTACTTGTAAGAAAACAAGAACGTACTAAAGCAATTGTTCAAGAAACAGCAATACCAATTCTTACACCAGAGTTAGAAACACGTAAGTTATTTATAGATGTTTTACTAAAAGAAGCAGGTTTTACTAATTTTAAAAACGGAGTAGATATTGAGTTTCCTGTTACAGGAATGCCAAAAGTTACAAATCCTTCAGGCGTTGGTTATGTAGATTATGTTTTATGGGGGAATAATGGTTTGCCTTTAGCAGTTGTGGAAGCTAAAAGTACATTACATAATGCAGCAAAGGGAAAACATCAAGCATTTTTATATGCAAACTGTTTAGAAAAAATGACAGGGCAAAGACCTATTATTTTCTATTCTAATGGTTTTGAAACCTTTATTTGGGATGATACTTTTTACCCATCAAGAGAAGTTTCTGGTTTTTATACAAAAGCAGAATTAGAGTTTTTAATTGAAAAAAGAAAGTCCAGAGAAGACATTAGAAATTTTACAGTAAATACAGATATAGCGGGAAGACCTTA
This genomic window contains:
- a CDS encoding HsdM family class I SAM-dependent methyltransferase encodes the protein MKLNEQMITGELKSKIDKIWNDFWTGGISNPLTVIEQFTYLIFLKQLDARQTLAEKTENLLGISNTDKLYTEAQRPLRWSSFKEKDPEVMFDLFTKQQRDLDDLTVFDFMKNIGTQGGVFAKYMKGAIFMIQSPKLLDKVVQQIDVLELDKKDVKGDLYEYMLSKIAEAGTNGQFRTPRHIIRMMVEITKPKQDDVICDPSAGTAGFLVSAGQYIYDKHQDWFQEKEFRNHFNNKMFNGIEFDPTMLRIGAMNMQLHGMDNPTLIGKDALSESNGNINEAYSLILANPPFKGSLDYDEVESSLLKVTKTKKTELLFLALMLRMLKTGGRAAVIVPDGVLFGSSNAHKSIRKELVENQQLQGVISMPSGVFKPYAGVSTAILFFTKTNSGGTDNVWFYDMKADGLSLDDKRNLLVNEDTFEQCFTEPENVKEEVKGKCDIAQILLDANEILNNASLRGTKQSVSDKYQDRTQQSFLVPKQEIIDNDWDLSINRYKEIIYKEITYEKPATLIQQIKELDSQRNDALLNLEKMMQ
- a CDS encoding restriction endonuclease subunit S, with translation MKSGGTPSRRKPEFYGGDFPWAKISDLEKSADGYVYDTVEKITKEALDSINNRVFEKGTLLLAMYGSVGKTAIAGIKLTSNQAILGLNILDDEILNIFYLKYWFQLTKEILLNRAVGGTLQNISKTIVSNLKVPLPKLETQKKIAAILDEADKLRQLNKELIAKYDVLTESLFLEMFGDPVTNHKGWEFKTIEELVKNKKYSLKRGPFGGALKKDCFVEKGYLVYEQYHALNNDFSFKRYFIDDKKFNELKAFEVKPRDLIISCSGVYLGKLAMIPENADKGIINQALLKVTLDEGKMRNDFFIFHFTQKHFRETFFDANRGAGIPNFPPMKEFKRFPFISPPIELQNQFAERVKIIEKQKQQAQESLQKSEDLFNSLLQKAFKGELVKE
- a CDS encoding PD-(D/E)XK nuclease family protein, which codes for MIEKEKIKALLRNTKRIVDHQNEMMIAKGENFNIFSVLRIETKEDKTHSAFIAELLNPKGSHKMGAVFLELFLQVISHRNNLEKLNKAKENFEPTGAKVTTEYYIGNVDLKKEKGGRIDVFLKDKKGNFISIENKIYAKDQNQQIKRYYNFKTNKNTVYYLTLDGKSPSDDSKLGLEVDLDFFNISYKDHIISWLELCLKEVPNFSSLRENINQYILLIKKLTNTMDDKYQTELLDLMMSNIEESKFIATNYDNAVMKLKSNFRKDLKVKLEDGLGESYFLDIGGPTKSNKISQLWIHLKSNPDFIFGIESFSGFGHKEGNMFVGLISKPGKLSETLMNLPEENKISDWWRQVRVLKTEDLNPINLAHSYTIKILNNKGKENQSSYKKLLNTCYEQIIGFVRDYEKVLPEELFVNVEKL